The DNA sequence AACCATGCGTGAGGCACTTGTAGACAAGGCACAGCATGTTGATATTGAGCCTATCAAAATGTTTTGGGAGTATCTAGAGTGTTTCTCTAAATTGACTGTCAATACTTTTGCTGATGGGAGTACTTATTATGCTGCCTATACGCAGGCAAGAGAAGATAAGTAGTAACTTTTAATTTTTAATTTCTCATTTTTTTGTTATGATACTGCATAAAAAAGAGAGGAAAGAGTGATGAATGCTTTACAGAGACTGCAAGAGAAGATTACCCAGATTAAAATAGACTATGAGAAGGTCAAACAGGAAAATGTACAACTTAAAAATGAACTACTCAATGTTTCAGGCTCACAAAGCGATAAAGACCAACAGATAGAGACCCTCAAACGTGAACTTGAAGAAAAAGATGTAGAAATAGAAAAGATTATTGCCCAAGTAGAGACACTACTCGCATAACTAAGACAAGGGGTATTGGGCAGATATTTCTTATGTTTAACTTCTTAATTATGTAAAATCTTAAGGATTGAGAAAATGAAAAATGTTGGACTGACTGTCTGTGGAAATCGTTATGAGATCAAGCTTGAAGATAATTTTGCAGATTTTGTTAACAAAGATCTTCAAGAGATTGGGATAAATCTAAATGCAGACAACAGGCCAGATACGCTACTTAAGGCCTACCTGCGCCTTGCCAAACAGGTAGCCAGCTATGAGCATGAGATTGAAACACTTATTGAGACAATAGATGAATTGTAGAGTACCTTTTATGACTTTAGATGCCCATAGAGTAGATTTTTAAAAATAAAATATTAAATTTGAATATATACAGATAGCAAGACCCATGATTTTTTTGGTAAATATGCTATTGGTAGACTTTTCTCCAGTAATATAGATATGTTTTGGTGTAAAAGTTGATTTTAGCTATAATGGCTCCATTTTTAAGTGCCCTCAGGGTGATTACTAGATTATAAAAGGTTTTATTTTGAGTGAGAATTTAATTGGTTATTTAGATGATCAAGGAAATATTATCGATACACAGAGTATAGAAGAGAGCTGTAATGCAATCCCTGTTGAGTATGATAACAGTGGAAAAGCATTGGAGATTATTCGCCATTCCACAGCACACCTAATGGCACAAGCAATTACTGAGCTTTATACCAATGCCAAGTTTTTTGTCGGTCCTGTCATTGATGAAGGTTTCTACTATGATTTTCGCGTAGAAGAGAAAATTGGTGAGGAAGATCTTAGAAAGATTGAAAAAAAGATGAAAGAACTCATCAAGAAGAAATACAAGATAGAAAAGTATGAGATATCCAAAGAAGAGGCACTCAAAAAGTTTAAGAATGATGATCTTAAACAAGCAGTACTCTCGCGTATTCCTGATGAGACAGTCTCTATTTATAAACAAGGTGATTTTGAAGATCTCTGTCGCGGACCACATGTGCCGGCACTACGATTTTTAAATAATTTCAAACTTACCCGAGTGGCAGGTGCCTATCTTGGTGGCAATGAGAATGCTGAGATGCTTACTCGTATTTATGGTATAGCATTTGCAACCAAAGAGGCACTTAAAGAGTATACTACTATGCTTGAAGAGGCTAAAAAGCGTGACCATCGAAAGATTGGTTCAGAGATGGAGCTTTTCATGTTCAATGAAGAGTCTGGTGCAGGATTACCATTTTGGATGCCACAGGGTGCTAAGTTGCGCTACAAGCTTGAACAAATTCTTCATAATGCACACCTTATACGCGGCTATGAGCCTGTACGTGGTCCTGAGATTCTCAAGGCAGATATGTGGCGTACATCTGGTCACTATGCTTGTTATGGGGAAAATATGTACCTTACTGAGATTGATGAACAAGAATATGGCATTAAGCCAATGAATTGTATTGGTCATATTCAGATTTTCAAGCAGACACAAAAGAGTTACCGCGATCTTCCATTGCGCTACTATGAGTACGGGGTAGTACATAGGCATGAGAAGTCTGGAGTATTGCATGGATTACTTCGTGTACGTGAATTTACACAAGATGATGCACATATTTTCTGTACACCTGAGCAGATTTCATCTGAAGTGCTTGATGTTGTCAAGTTTGTTGACAGCGTTATGAAACTTTTTGGTTTTGAGTATACAATGGAAATCTCTACTAAACCTGAAAAGGCCATTGGTGATGATATGGTTTGGGAAGTGGCAACACAAGGTCTCAAGGATGCGCTTGAGGGTAATAATTTACCGTATACCATCGATGAGGGTGGAGGTGCCTTTTATGGACCAAAGATTGACATAAAGATCACTGATGCCATTGGGAGAAAATGGCAGTGTGGAACCATACAGGTTGACTTCAATCTTCCTGAGCGTTTTGAGGTGGAGTATGTTTCAGAAGATAACAGTCGTAAGCAACCAGTCATGATTCACCGTGCAATCTTGGGGAGCTTTGAGCGTTTTATTGGTATCTTGACAGAGCATTATGCTGGAGAGTTTCCATTTTTCTTAGCACCCACACAAGTGATTTTTGTACCAATTGGTGAGAGTCATGCTAATTATGCTTATAAACTTAAGAAAACGTTGCGTATGGCAGGCATAGACGCAGAGATTAATAATAAGAATGATTCACTGAATAAGCGCATCAGAACGGCAGAGAAGCAACGTGTGCCATATGTAGTGATTATTGGAGATGAAGAGGTAGATAACAATACAGTCGCCATTCGTAACCGACGTACTCGTGAACAGTATAATCTTACACAAGATGAATTTATGGTAGAATTGACTAAACAACTTACAGAAGGAACAATTTGAGTAGACAAAACGATAGAAACAACAGGGGTAGAAAGAAGCCCGATAGTACCATTATGAATGGTGCTATTAGGGCTAGTGAGCTGAGAGTACTTGGAGATGATGGCGAACAATTTGGTATTATTTCCAGTAACGAAGCATTACGTATTGCAGAAGAGAAAGGATTGGATTTGGTACTTGTGTCACCTGATGCCAATCCCCCTGTTGCTAAGATTATGGACTATGGAAAACATAAATATCAGCTTGAGAAAAAGAAAAAAGAGGCAAGAAAAAACCAAAAGAAAATTGAGGTTAAAGAGGTTAAGTTCTCCTGTAAAATTGCAGAAAATGATATTGCTTATAAAGTTAAACATGCTCGTGAATTTCTTGAAAAAGGCAAGCATGTTAAGTTGAGAGTTTTTCTGCGAGGTCGTGAAATGGCAAATCCTGAATGGGGTGTAGAAGTGCTCAATCGTGTTTGGCCAATGATAGAAGATATTGCACAACTTGAGTCTGCTCCAAAACAAGAGGGGCGATATATCAATATGTATGCTACACCATTAAAGAAGTAGTATTCTATTGATATACTTCTAGAAATAGTTGATTTAGGTATTTTATAGTTATTTTCTCTGAAGACTATCTTCAGTAGTGCTGTTGATTTTTCTATTTTTTCCAGGAAACTATTGACAAATAGAAACCTTTTTACTATAATTGCAATCCTTTTATTTCGGAGTGTAGCGCAGTCTGGTAGCGCACCTGGTTTGGGACCAGGGGGTCGAAGGTTCGAGTCCTTTCACTCCGACCATTTTAGTATCGAAAATAGTAATAAGACATTAAAATATGTTTTTTTATGGTAGGCGTAGTTCAGTTGGTAGAGCACCAGTTTGTGGCACTGGTTGTCGCGGGTTCGAGCCCCGTCGCCTACCCCATATTGATTGAGTACTAACCTATTCCAAAGTTGCGCTAGTAGCTCAATTGGATAGAGCATCAGACTTCGGATCTGAGGGTTAGGGGTTCGACTCCTCTCTGGCGTACCACTTTATGTAGATGCACTCGTAGCTCAGCTGGATAGAGCACCCGCCTTCTAAGCGGGCGGTCTCAGGTTCGAATCCTGACGGGTGTACCACCTTTTATTGTTGTTAAGATAAAACTATGCGGATGTGGTGGAATTGGTAGACACGCCAGACTTAGGATCTGGTGCCTAACGGTGTGGAGGTTCGAGTCCTCTCATCCGTACCATCTGAAAATCCCTTATATGCACCATTCAATCACTATTTATAATTGTTAGGTTTACTAAAAACAATACGGCTTTTATTTCTTATCTTCAAAGCTAAGACTTCCTGCGTTTATTTTTTTAATACTCTATATAGTTGCGTTACCTTTTTTAAAATTCTAATTGGGGTATAATCTTTATAAAATCAATATCTAAGATATATAAAGGAGATAGAATGGCAAAAGACCACTATTTCGATATTACAGCAAAGCTTGACATGATGGAGATGAAAAATGCTATTGAGCAGGTAAAAAAAGAGGTGAATACGCGCTTTGATTTTAAAGGAATTATGATTGACATAGACTTAAACGAAAAAGCCAAAGTGCTAAACCTCTCTTCTTCTAGTGATAATAAGATTGATACACTAAAGGATATTGTACTCTCAAAAATGATTAAGCGTGGGCTCTCCCCAAAGTCACTCGAAGAGGTCAAGACTGAAGGGATAAGTGGTGGAAATATTAAAGTGATCTACCGCATTATCGACAGTATTGAGAAAGATGAAGCAAAGAAAATTGTTAAGACAATTAAAGATGCTAAACTTAAAGTTACACCTACAATTCAAGGTGATGAGATACGTGTCACTGGAAAGAAAATTGATGATCTTCAATTAGTCATTACGCTTGTAAGAAAAATAGAAGACCTTAAAGCACCGCTGGTATTTGGAAACTTTAAGTAGGGATAAACTTCCATAGGTTAACCCCTATGAACAGTGCCCACCACCACAACATCCACCGCCACGGCTCTCTTCTTTTTTTCTCTCTTCAACCTGAATGACAATTTTATTTTCTCCCTCTTCTACTGCAGTAAAAAAGTGCTTTTGACAAAATTCTCTGTTCATGTGGTTTTCCATAAGCCGCGCTTGCATAAGTGCGTCATCTTTGCTTTTAAATACTATTGGATTGACATAGTCGCTTTTTTTGAAGCAACCGCACTCTTTTTGCATTTCAATTGTAAACATCTGGTACTCCTAGTGTGATATAATCTATCCTCAATGACGAGGTTTAATCAGGATGATAGTCAAAAAAGTTTAATATAGGATAAATTTTGTCCAAGATAGTGGTTTAAGACTGTAACGAAAAAGGATGGACGATGACAAAAAAATATGATAGGCAAGAGATAGAGAGTGTTTGCACCTATTGTGGAGTTGGATGTGACATTACTGGTGTAGTAGAAGATAATGAGATTGTTAAGATTTATGCACAAAAAGATGGTGTAGTTTCTGAAGGAAAGCTTTGTATTAAAGGGAAATATGGATACGACTTTGTGGAAGCAAAAGATCGCATAAGAGAGCCACGCATTAAAAAATCCTTTTTAGATTGTAATCCACAAATCTCTAATAAGTTTGAAGGAAAACTAACAGAGTTTGATGGTGATTATATGACTTGCAGTATGGAGGTAGCAGTCAAAATTGCTGCAATGAAGCTTGGCGAGATAAAGGAAAAATATGGTGGATGGAGTTTTTGTGCGATAGGTGGTGCAAGAACCAACTGTGAAAGTGCCTATGTATTCCAAAAGTTTACCCGTGAAATAATGGAATCACCCCATGTAGATAATTGTGGACGAGTTTGTCATGCACCCAGTCTTAAGGGAATGCGTACGACTATAGGAGAGGGGGCTGCAACCAATCCTTATAATGATATTTACGATACAGAGTTTATGGTGGTTATTGGCTCCAATACGATGGAAGCACATCCAATTATTGCCAATCGTATGGTAGCACAGGCAAAGAAACTCAACAATCTTGCTATTATTGATGTGCGAGAGACAAAAATGGCAAAGCTTGCCAAGTATAACTGTGTAATTCCCTATGAAGCCAATTTGCTTATTTTAAATATGATGGCATATGTAATTATTGATGAGGAACTTTACAATAAGGACTTTATTGACAACCGTACCAAAGGTTTTAATGCATACAAAGAGCAGATACTGAATGATGCTTATGCTAATCCAAAGTTTTTTGAGCAGATTGAGGGGTATGAATATCTTGCTAAGATGATCCCCAATATTGCTCGTGAGTATGCGGTTAAAAAATCAATGATATTTTGGGGGCTTGGAATCACTGAGCACCTTGATGGTTCTTATGCAGTGATGGCGATTACCCATTTGGCACTTTTAACAGGCAATATTGGTAAAACTGGTGCAGGACTGATGCCACTTCGTGGGCAGAATAATGTACAAGGTGCATGTGATATGGGGTGTCTTCCTTATTATGACCCTGACTATGAGACACCGGAGAAAATAGGGCTAATGACTCCACAGCTAATTGATGAAATGCTTGAAGGGAGGGTAAAGGCACTACTCAATATGGGTGAAGATATCA is a window from the Sulfurovum sp. genome containing:
- the thrS gene encoding threonine--tRNA ligase, which produces MSENLIGYLDDQGNIIDTQSIEESCNAIPVEYDNSGKALEIIRHSTAHLMAQAITELYTNAKFFVGPVIDEGFYYDFRVEEKIGEEDLRKIEKKMKELIKKKYKIEKYEISKEEALKKFKNDDLKQAVLSRIPDETVSIYKQGDFEDLCRGPHVPALRFLNNFKLTRVAGAYLGGNENAEMLTRIYGIAFATKEALKEYTTMLEEAKKRDHRKIGSEMELFMFNEESGAGLPFWMPQGAKLRYKLEQILHNAHLIRGYEPVRGPEILKADMWRTSGHYACYGENMYLTEIDEQEYGIKPMNCIGHIQIFKQTQKSYRDLPLRYYEYGVVHRHEKSGVLHGLLRVREFTQDDAHIFCTPEQISSEVLDVVKFVDSVMKLFGFEYTMEISTKPEKAIGDDMVWEVATQGLKDALEGNNLPYTIDEGGGAFYGPKIDIKITDAIGRKWQCGTIQVDFNLPERFEVEYVSEDNSRKQPVMIHRAILGSFERFIGILTEHYAGEFPFFLAPTQVIFVPIGESHANYAYKLKKTLRMAGIDAEINNKNDSLNKRIRTAEKQRVPYVVIIGDEEVDNNTVAIRNRRTREQYNLTQDEFMVELTKQLTEGTI
- the infC gene encoding translation initiation factor IF-3; its protein translation is MSRQNDRNNRGRKKPDSTIMNGAIRASELRVLGDDGEQFGIISSNEALRIAEEKGLDLVLVSPDANPPVAKIMDYGKHKYQLEKKKKEARKNQKKIEVKEVKFSCKIAENDIAYKVKHAREFLEKGKHVKLRVFLRGREMANPEWGVEVLNRVWPMIEDIAQLESAPKQEGRYINMYATPLKK
- a CDS encoding YajQ family cyclic di-GMP-binding protein; translated protein: MAKDHYFDITAKLDMMEMKNAIEQVKKEVNTRFDFKGIMIDIDLNEKAKVLNLSSSSDNKIDTLKDIVLSKMIKRGLSPKSLEEVKTEGISGGNIKVIYRIIDSIEKDEAKKIVKTIKDAKLKVTPTIQGDEIRVTGKKIDDLQLVITLVRKIEDLKAPLVFGNFK
- a CDS encoding molybdopterin-dependent oxidoreductase — its product is MTKKYDRQEIESVCTYCGVGCDITGVVEDNEIVKIYAQKDGVVSEGKLCIKGKYGYDFVEAKDRIREPRIKKSFLDCNPQISNKFEGKLTEFDGDYMTCSMEVAVKIAAMKLGEIKEKYGGWSFCAIGGARTNCESAYVFQKFTREIMESPHVDNCGRVCHAPSLKGMRTTIGEGAATNPYNDIYDTEFMVVIGSNTMEAHPIIANRMVAQAKKLNNLAIIDVRETKMAKLAKYNCVIPYEANLLILNMMAYVIIDEELYNKDFIDNRTKGFNAYKEQILNDAYANPKFFEQIEGYEYLAKMIPNIAREYAVKKSMIFWGLGITEHLDGSYAVMAITHLALLTGNIGKTGAGLMPLRGQNNVQGACDMGCLPYYDPDYETPEKIGLMTPQLIDEMLEGRVKALLNMGEDISHIHPNINKSNKALDGLEFLMVQDLFMVETAKKADIVIGVRSAYEKTGVYINAMRRLHLSQPLVKSNLPDDWEVLTMIAREMGGDENFYFKNSEDVWNEVRKKAPKRFAGAEYYRLARHRKRGMQWPIHDDDTPVLHLLDFRTKDGLGCYSYHQYKLRGMVREIVEKNFYKESLTGYYLTTGRTLAHYNNAAQTKRSDKLDTKYDEDILLVPLEDEGKFGNRIVLKSQYGESEALLVHYTDKVKPRTLFCTFHHARSRINALFGDECDELIMTARFKSVKVDIIPVGDNIACG